In the genome of Gordonia rubripertincta, one region contains:
- the rplR gene encoding 50S ribosomal protein L18 yields MSDTATKTSRKPLGKDVSTRRRKATVNRHFRLRKKVSGTPARPRLAVKRSSRHIHVQLIDDLAGKTLAAASSIEADVRAAGGDKSAQARKVGELIAARAKAAGVDAVVFDRGGKDYHGRIAALADAAREGGLSF; encoded by the coding sequence ATGAGTGACACAGCTACCAAGACCAGCCGCAAGCCCCTCGGCAAGGACGTGTCGACGCGTCGTCGCAAGGCGACCGTCAACCGGCACTTCCGTCTCCGCAAGAAGGTCAGCGGAACCCCGGCTCGTCCGCGTCTCGCGGTCAAGCGCAGCTCGCGCCACATCCACGTGCAGCTCATCGACGACCTGGCCGGCAAGACGCTGGCCGCCGCGTCGTCGATCGAGGCCGACGTGCGTGCGGCAGGCGGCGACAAGTCGGCTCAGGCCCGCAAGGTCGGAGAGCTCATCGCCGCCCGTGCCAAGGCTGCCGGCGTCGACGCCGTCGTCTTCGACCGTGGTGGCAAGGACTACCACGGCCGTATCGCCGCGCTCGCCGATGCCGCCCGTGAGGGAGGCCTGAGCTTCTGA